CAGGTCATGCGACATCTTCTCGGCGGCCACCACGGCGCGGCGGATCTCGTCCTGCGAGGCTTTCAGTTCCTCCAGCTCGCGTTCCAGCCGGGTGCGCGTCTCACGGGCACGCAGCTGCTCGCCCAGCAGCGCCTCAAGTTCGTCGGACACCTGGGCCAGAAAGGCGCGCACGCTGTCGCGGCGGTACCCGCCAAAACGGCCGGGAAATTCCTGGTGGCGGATGTCCAGAGGCGTCAGGCGGTTGGAATCCCGGCGGGCGGTGGTGCCGGGGGTCAGTTCGGAAGCCCGTTCGGGGCTCAGGTCAACTCGGGTCAGGTCAGTCATGGGCTCAGTCATTGAAACAGGCTCCTTCCCACCCGCACCAGGGTGGCTCCGGCACGCACGGCCAGCGGATAGTCGCCGCTCATGCCCATGCTCAGTTCGCTCAGGCCCAGATCGTGGGCACGCCGCGCGGTGTCGGTGAAGAGCCGCAGGATACGGCTTTCGGCCTCGGCCTGCGCCACGTCCGCGCCGAAGTCCGGGGCCATGACCATCAGGCCGCGCACACTCAGGCCCGTTTCACGCACCTCGCGCAGGGTCTGGGCCAGTTCGTCCGTCGGGACGCCGTGCTTCTGTTCCTCGCCGTTGTGCAGTTGCAGCAGCAGGTCCGGGGCGTGGCCCCACTTCCCCGCCGCCTCCGCGATGGCCTGGGCCTGCCACGCCGCCTCAATGGCATGCACGAGGGTCACCGGGCGCAGGTACTTGATCTTGTTGCGTTGCAGCGGGCCAATGTAGTGCCATTCCCAGTCCGGGCGCTCGGCGGCCTTGTCGCGCAGTTCCTGGGCGCGGCCCTCGCCCAAGGGAAAGGTGCCGTGGGCCAGGACGCAGCGCTCGATGCTGTCCAGGGTCTGCCCCTTGGTCACGGCCACCAGTTGTGCGCTGCCTGACTCGCGCCCGGCCTCCTGCTCCAGCGCCCGCAGGTGGGCCACCACGTCCGGCAGGCTCATGCGGTGGCCCCCATGCTGAACAACCCGGCCCTGAACAACCCGGCGCCCGTGGAACAGCAGCGCTCTACACCCGGCGCAGCCGCGCGAACCATTTGAATCCAGGACATCCCCCCATTCTGGCCCACCCCGGCGGGGGGCTCAAGAGCCAGTCTGCCGGCCCAGGCCCGCCGCCAGGACAGGCCTGGGCGAACAGATGGACCGCGGCGCACCCGATCTTCACCCTTCTCAGGGGGCGAACGGCAACTGTGGACGCAGTGATCGCCCCATCCGGCCCTCAACCCTGCCCTGCCCGCGCCCCGCTGCGGGCATTTGCGCGGTCAGGGCGAGTTCAGAGATGTGCGAAACTAGGAGAAGAATGCGACACCCCCTAACGCTCGCCGTGACCGTCGTTCTGGCCGCGCCCGCCGTGGCCCAGACCGCCGGCACCGTTCAAGACATCACCGTGGCCGGAACCAGCGATCTGCTGGCGAACTTCCTCAAGGCCACCCTCAGCGTCCAGCCGGGCGCGCCGCTGTCCAGCGTCAACCTGCGCGCCGTCGAGCAGGAAGTGGTGGCCACCGGGTACTTCAAGAGTGCCGTGGCCGAACTGCGCACCGTGGCCGGCAAGGACACCCTGAACGTCACCGTGGTGCCCAACCCCACCATCGCGGCGGTGGAGGCCAGTGGCCTGACCTTCCTGGAGCCCGACGCCTTCAAGAAGTCGATTGGCGAGTTGCTGAACATCGCCCCCGGCGCCACGCTGAACACCCAGCGCATCGATCAGGCCAAGGAAGCCCTGGCCCAGAACTATCAGGCCGAGGGCTACCCCTTCGCGCCCAGCATCAGCGCCGAGACCAAGGCGGGCGCGGACGGCAACGTCACCGTGACCTTTGTCGTCGACGAGACGGCGCCGATCAAGCGCGTGGAGGTCAGCGGCGTGACCCTGTTGCCCACCGCCACCGTGACCAACATCTTCAAGCCGCTGTACGACGCCCGCAAGTTCACGCCGGACCTGTACTACGGCGCGGTGCAGCAGCTGCAGATGGCCTTTGACGACGCCGGATACCTGCAGGCCGGGGTGGACGTCCGCAACAGCACGCTGGCCGACGGGGTACTGAAGGTGGCGGTGATCGAGGGCAAGGTCGCCGCCGTGGACCTGAGCAACCTGGACAACCCCAAGGTGACGCTGCAGACCGCCGCCGGCAAGCCGGTGACCCTGGCCAGCCTGCAGGCCGACGTGCGGACCCTGGCCAACCAGACCGGCAAGCCGGTGGGCTTCGCGCTGCAGCCCAACCCCGAGAATCCGGGCGAGGTCACCGTGCTGTTCGGCGCGTCGGACGTGGCGTCCGGTCCGGTCAAGACCATTGCCATCACCGGCAATACCCTGGTGCCCACCGCCCTGCTTCAGGCGGCGGTCAAGACCAAGACGGGCGACATCTACAGCCCGCAACTGGCGCAGGACGACTTCCTGGCGCTGCGCGACGTGTACCGCAAGGCCGGCTACGAGATCAGCACCCGCGACGCGGTGACCTTCAAGGACGGCGCGCTGAACTTCAACATCCGCGAGGTCCGGCTGGTGGGCTACGAACTGGCGTGGCAGGGCGAGCACCGCACCAAGGACCGCGTGATCCTGCGCGAGTTGCCCGAACCCGGCAGCGCCTTCAACCGCGAGACCCTCAGCGCCGCGCTGGGCCGCATCAGCCGCCTGGGCTTCGTGAGCGTGACCACCGAGTCGGTGCGCAGCGATCCCCAGAACCCTGAAAACGTGACCTACGTGCTGGGCATTGCCGAAAAGGCCAAGGGCATTCCGGTCAGCCTGGGCCTCACCTACGACAGCTTCGCGGGCGGCTTCAGCGGCGACGCGGCCTATACCAACCCCAACACCTTCGGGCTGGGCCACAGCTTCACCGTCGGCATCGGCGCGCAGCAGAACGACGCCGGGCAGAACTTCAGCGGCAACGTCAGCTACACCATTCCCTGGCTGGACCTGAAGTTCCTGGACTTCCAGAAGAACCGCACCAGCGTGTCGTTCGGCGTGGGCAGCACGGTCAGCGGCAACAATGCGGTGTTTACCCGGCCCACCGACTCGCCGGAAACCACCGGCGCCCCGGCCAACACCGACACCGGCTACGACTACACGGTCCGCAGCACCGGCTTCAGCGTCAACACCGGGCGCAACCTGACCCGGTACCTGTACGCCAACGTGGGCGTGGGCGTCAGCTACAAGACCTACTACCTGGAAGCCCTGAAGGAAGGGGAAAAAGGCACCGCCGAGATTCCAGGCAAGGACGGCCAACCCGCCACGACCTACACCTTCGACGCCAAGAAGGCCGAGAGCCTGCTGCCCCAGGCTGGGGTCACCACCCGCGTCAGCGGCAACCTGAACTACGACAGCACCACCAACCCCGAATTCCCCGACAGCGGCTTCCGCGCCAATCTGGACGCCGGGTACAACTTCGGGCGGCAGGGCGAGACCCCGCTGCGCTGGAGCGACATCGAGGCGGGCGGCAGCACGTACTACGGCTTCGGGCGCACCATCGAGAAGGACCTGGGCCTGCAGACCAAGCAGCAGGTCTTCGCGGTGCGGGCCAACGCGGGCACCATCCTGAACCAGGACAGCGCGCCGGGCGGCACCGGCTTCGCCGTCGGCGGGGGCAGCACACCCCAGGCCTCGCGGCAGATTCGCGGCCTGTCCGACGGCTCGCTGTTCGGCATCAACTACTTCACCACCAGCGCCGAGTACCGCTTCGACTTCGGCCTCAAGGCGGGCATCGCGCAGGGCCTGTACGGTGTGGCCTTCGCGGACGCGGGCAGCGCCTGGGGCACCAAGGAAAACCCCAACTTCAACCTGAAGTACGGCGTGGGCGCGGGCGTGCAGCTCAACCTGGGCATCGGCGGGGCGCTGCTGCCCAGCCTACGCTTCGACTATGGCTACAGCCCCCAGGACGCGGGCGGCAAGTTCTACTTCCGCATCGGCAACTTCTTCTGAAGTAGGCCGGGGCAGATGAAGGAGGCGCGCATCCCGTATGGGGATGCGCGCCTCTCTTCCTCCCGCTGTGACCGTTCAGCCCTGCGCGTGCTCAGCCCACAGGGCCTGCATCTCCTCGTTCCGGTCCAGCAATTCGGCCAGCGTGCCCTCGTCCACGATGCGTCCGTCCTGCATCAGCAGAATGCGGTCGGCCCGGCTCAGGGCGGCTCGGCGGTGGCTGACCACCAGACAGGTGGCGTCGGTTTCGCTGAACAGCCCGTCCCACAGCTGCGCCTCGGTGCGGGCGTCCAGGGCGCTCGACACGTCGTCGAAGACCAGCAGGTCGGCGTCCCTCGCCAGCATGCGGGCCACCGCCGTGCGCTGCATCTGCCCGCCGGAGAGCTTGACGCCGCGCGCGCCTACCGGCGTGTCCAGCCCCTGTGGCAGCTGCGCCAGATCCGGTTCCAGCACGGCCAGCCGCACCGCGCGGCCCAGCCGGGCCTCGTCGCTGCCGCTCAGGACGTTCTCGCGCAGG
This is a stretch of genomic DNA from Deinococcus radiopugnans ATCC 19172. It encodes these proteins:
- a CDS encoding BamA/OMP85 family outer membrane protein, which translates into the protein MRHPLTLAVTVVLAAPAVAQTAGTVQDITVAGTSDLLANFLKATLSVQPGAPLSSVNLRAVEQEVVATGYFKSAVAELRTVAGKDTLNVTVVPNPTIAAVEASGLTFLEPDAFKKSIGELLNIAPGATLNTQRIDQAKEALAQNYQAEGYPFAPSISAETKAGADGNVTVTFVVDETAPIKRVEVSGVTLLPTATVTNIFKPLYDARKFTPDLYYGAVQQLQMAFDDAGYLQAGVDVRNSTLADGVLKVAVIEGKVAAVDLSNLDNPKVTLQTAAGKPVTLASLQADVRTLANQTGKPVGFALQPNPENPGEVTVLFGASDVASGPVKTIAITGNTLVPTALLQAAVKTKTGDIYSPQLAQDDFLALRDVYRKAGYEISTRDAVTFKDGALNFNIREVRLVGYELAWQGEHRTKDRVILRELPEPGSAFNRETLSAALGRISRLGFVSVTTESVRSDPQNPENVTYVLGIAEKAKGIPVSLGLTYDSFAGGFSGDAAYTNPNTFGLGHSFTVGIGAQQNDAGQNFSGNVSYTIPWLDLKFLDFQKNRTSVSFGVGSTVSGNNAVFTRPTDSPETTGAPANTDTGYDYTVRSTGFSVNTGRNLTRYLYANVGVGVSYKTYYLEALKEGEKGTAEIPGKDGQPATTYTFDAKKAESLLPQAGVTTRVSGNLNYDSTTNPEFPDSGFRANLDAGYNFGRQGETPLRWSDIEAGGSTYYGFGRTIEKDLGLQTKQQVFAVRANAGTILNQDSAPGGTGFAVGGGSTPQASRQIRGLSDGSLFGINYFTTSAEYRFDFGLKAGIAQGLYGVAFADAGSAWGTKENPNFNLKYGVGAGVQLNLGIGGALLPSLRFDYGYSPQDAGGKFYFRIGNFF
- a CDS encoding YggS family pyridoxal phosphate-dependent enzyme; translation: MSLPDVVAHLRALEQEAGRESGSAQLVAVTKGQTLDSIERCVLAHGTFPLGEGRAQELRDKAAERPDWEWHYIGPLQRNKIKYLRPVTLVHAIEAAWQAQAIAEAAGKWGHAPDLLLQLHNGEEQKHGVPTDELAQTLREVRETGLSVRGLMVMAPDFGADVAQAEAESRILRLFTDTARRAHDLGLSELSMGMSGDYPLAVRAGATLVRVGRSLFQ